The Pseudomonas entomophila genome segment AGGTGCTGCGCCAGGCGGGGCAGATGGGCGGGCCGGAGTTACTGGAGCGACTGGAAGGGTTGGCCGGCAGTGTGGCGGCGGGCAAGCGGCTGCTGGTGCGGTTGCGCCACAGCAGTGAGGTGAAGGTGGAAAGTGGCGCGGATGCGCCGGTGTATCACTGGGTGGGGTGACCGCTCAAAAGCGTTCGCCGGCAAGCCGGCTCCTACAGGGTGCGCACGGGTGGCGCGATACCTGTAGGAGCCAGCCTTGCTGGCGAACAGCGGTGGGTCTTAGAACATCGCCGCCGAGAGCTTGCGACGGTACACGCCGACCAGCGGATGCTCGTTGCCCAGCAGCTCGAACACCTGTAGCAACGCTTTCTGCGGCAGCCCATTTTCGTAAGCGCGATTGCGCTGGAACAGCTTCAGCAACCCATCCAAAGCCGCTTCATACTGTTGGCGCGCCAGCTGCTGGATGCACAGCTGGTAGGTTGCCTCGTCGTCCTGCGGGTTCTGCGCCAGGCGGGTCTTGAGCTCGGCGGCCTCCGGCAGGCTGGCGGCCTGGCGCAGGAAGGTCAGTTGGGCCTTGGCGCCGGCCAGGGCGGCCTTGTGCTCATCGGTCTTGACCGCGTCGAGCACCACCTGCGCCTCGCCCAGCTCGCCCCGTTCGGCCAGGCAGCGGGCGTAAAGAATCAGCGCCTCGGCGTTGCTGTTGTCTTCACCCAGCAGCACCTGCAGCAGGGCTTCGGCCTCGCTGAAACGGCTTTCAGCGAACAGCGCCTTGGCCTGCTCCAGCGGCGCGGCGGTTGGTGGTGCGGGCATCTGCACATGGGGTTCGAGCATGGCGCGGATGGCCGACTCGGGCTGGGCGCCGGCAAAGCCGTCGACCGGCTGGCCGTCCTTGAACAGCACCACGGTTGGCAGGCTGCGGATGCCGAACTGGGCCACCACCTGTTGCTCGATGTCGCAGTTGATCTTGGCCAGCAGCAGCTCGCCCTGGTAACCCTCGGTGATCTTCGCAAGCAATGGCATCAGCGCCTTGCAGGGCGCGCACCACTCGGCCCAGAAGTCCACCAGCACGGGTTTGTGGAAGGAGTTCTCGATGACCAGCTGCTGGAAGGTGGCATCGGTGGCATCGAAGATGTACGGCGTTTCCTGGCTCATCGTGACTCTCGCAAACGTGAATGCCCCACTATAAAGGCTCGCGGCGGGCGTGGTACAGGCTGACCCGGCGGAATTCGTGCGGCTCGGCCAGGTCCGGCAGGGTCAGCGCATCGAGCACGCCCAGTGGGCGGTAAAGTGGGTGACTGAAGTCGCGTACCCGCGAGTCGGCCACCAGTGCCTGGCGGCCACGGCTGAGGAACGCGTCCAGCAGGGGCAGGTTGGCGCGGTCGTAGAGCACGTCGGCGACCAGGATCAGGTCGAAACGGTCGGCTTCGGCGAAGAAGTCGCTGCTGTAGCCCAGTTCGACCTGGTTCAGCGCGGCGTTGGCGCGACAGGCATCAAGGGCCAACGGGTCGAGGTCGCAGGCCACCACTTCCAGGGCGCCGGCCTGGGCGGCAGCGATTCCGGCAATGCCGGAGCCCGCGCCGAAGTCCAGTACGCGCTTGCCACGCACCCATTCCGGGTGTTCGGCGAGGTAGCGGGCCATGGCCAGGCCGCTGGCCCAGCAGAAGCTCCAGTAGGGCGGCTCTTCCAGGATGCGTCGGGTTTCCTCGCTGCTGAAGGCGCGGTCCATGTTCTGGTCGTCGATCAGCCAGAGTTTCAGGGCGCAGCCGGGCAGTTCGCTGATCACCAGGCGCGCTTCGCCGATCAGGCCGCTCAGGGCCTGTTGCAGGGCTTGCGGGGCCATCTTATGGGGCCTTTTCGAAGCGCAGCGGGCCGGTACCCTGGGTTTCGGCCTGGGCAATACGCACCGGAGGCAGGTGCAGGATCAGCTGGCCCGACTGGCTGGCGCGGCCGCGCAGCTCGACCCGGCCACCGGCGGGGAATACTTCGGGGTTGAAGCGCAGGTGATAGGGCAGGGCCTGGCCGGTGCCGGTCAGAGTGCTGCTGGCGAGCAATTGCTGCGGGCGGCCACGCTCGTCGATGACCAGCAGGGCCAGTTCCACGTCGGCGCCGGCCGGGACTTCCAGCAGGGTGCCGCTCAGTTCGCGCTGGTAGGCTGGCAGCGGGCCCAGCGGCTGGGCTTTCTTGGCCACCTTGGCCGGCGCGGGCGCCGGCGCTTGCTCGGACTTGGGCCGGTCACTGCCGCAGGCGGCGAGCAGGGCGGCGCAGCACAGCACGATGAGTGCGCGATGATGCATGGGGGAGTCCTTCACGGGCAGATTTGCATGGATGGTAAACCCTTTGGCTTGTCTTGCCAGTGCAATGCGCTACCATGGCCCTCCCTTTTTTTGTTGCCTGCCACCATGCACTGTCCGTTTTGCGGTGCCAACGACACCAAGGTCATCGACTCTCGTCTTGTCGCCGAGGGCGAGCAAGTGCGCCGCCGACGCGAGTGCGTCGCCTGCGGCGAGCGCTTCACCACCTTCGAGACCGCCGAACTGGTCCTGCCCCGGCTGATCAAGCAGGATGGCACGCGCCAGCCCTTCGACGAAGACAAGCTGCGCGCCGGCATGCAACGGGCGCTGGAGAAGCGCCCGGTCAGCATCGAGCGCCTGGAAGCGGCGTTGGCCCATATCAAGAGCCGGCTGCGTGCCACCGGCGAGCGCGAGGTGAAGTCGCTGGTGGTGGGTGAAATGGTGATGGCCGAGCTGCGCAAGCTAGACGAAGTCGCCTACATCCGCTTCGCCTCGGTCTACCGACGCTTCCAGGACCTCGACGAGTTCCGCGAAGAAATCGACCGCCTGGCCCGCGAGCCGGCTAAAGAGTAAGCATGTCCAGCCAAGCCATTCTCGACGCTCATTACATGGCCCGGGCCGTGGAACTGGCCCGCAAGGGCCTCTACACGACCCACCCCAACCCACGCGTCGGTTGCGTGATCGTGCGCGATGGCGAGGTGGTCGGCGAAGGCTGGCATGTGCGCGCCGGCGAGCCCCACGCCGAGGTGCATGCCCTGCGCCAGGCTGGTGAGCGTGCCCGTGGCGCCTGTGCCTATGTCACCCTCGAACCGTGCAGCCACCACGGCCGCACGCCGCCGTGCGCCGAGGCGCTGGTCAAGGCCGGGGTGGCGCGGGTGGTGGCCGCCATGCAGGACCCCAATCCACAAGTCGCGGGTAATGGCCTGCGGCGCCTGCGCGAGGCCGGCATCGAGGTGGCCAGCGGCGTGCTCGAAGCCGAGGCGCGGGCGCTGAACCCCGGCTTCCTGAAACGCATGGAGCAAGGCCGGCCGTTCGTTCGTGCCAAGCTGGCCATGAGCCTGGATGGCCGCACCGCCATGGCCAGCGGCGAGAGCCAGTGGATCACCGGCCCCGCCGCCCGTGCCGCGGTGCAGCGCCTGCGCGCCCGCTCCAGCGTGGTGCTGACCAGCGCCCAGAGCGTATTGCAGGACAACGCCCGGATGACGGTGCGCGGCGAGGAGCTCGGGCTGGACAACGAACTCACCGCCCTGGCCCTGTCGCGCCCGCCGCTGCGGGTGCTGGTCGACGGGCGCCTGCGCCTGCCGCTGGACGCACCCTTCTTCCAGGCCGGCCCGGCGCTGGTGGTCACCGCCGCAGGCGATGATCCGCGCTACGCCGCTGCCGGCCATGAACTGCTCAACCTGCCGGGCAACGACGGCCAGGTCGACCTGCCTGCGCTGCTGCGCTGCCTGGCCGAGCGCGGTGTCAACGACATCTTGCTGGAGGCTGGCGCCGGCCTGGTCGGCGCCTTCGCCCGCCAAGGCCTGGTCGACGAGTTCCAGCTGTTCGTCGCCGGCACCTTCCTTGGTTCCGAGGCCCGCCCGCTGCTGGACTGGCCATTGTCGAAAATGAGCGAGGCGCCACGGCTGAAAATCACCGAAATGCGCGCGGTCGGCGATGACTGGCGAGTCACTGCCATCCCCTTGCCGGCCCCCGGCGTATAATGCCTGGCCTGCCCCGCGCAGCCCGTCTTTAGGAGAACACCATGTTCACCGGCATCATCGAATCCATCGGCACCATCCGCAGCATGACCCCCAAGGGCGGTGACGTGCGCGTCTACGTGGAAACCGGCAAGCTCGACCTGGGCGACGTCAAGCTGGGCGACAGCATCGCCGTCAACGGCGTGTGCCTGACCGCCGTCGAACTGCCCGGCGACGGCTTCTGGGCAGACGTCAGCGTCGAAACGCTAAAGCGTACCGCCATGGTCGACCTCAAGAGCGGCAGCCGGGTCAACCTGGAAAAGGCCCTGACCCCCACCACCCGCCTGGGCGGCCACCTGGTCAGCGGCCACGTCGACGGTGTCGGCGAGATCGTCTCGCGTAGCGATAACGCCCGTGCCATCCAGTTCCGCGTGCGCGCCCCGAAAGAGCTGGCCAAGTACATCGCCCACAAGGGCTCGATCACCGTCGACGGCACCAGCCTGACGGTCAACGAAGTCGATGGCGCCGAGTTCGAGCTGACCATCGTCCCGCACACCCTGTCCGAAACCATCATGGCCGACTACCGCGCAGGGCGTCGGGTGAACCTTGAGGTCGACCTGCTGGCCCGCTATCTAGAGCGCCTGCTGCTGGGCGACAAGGCCGCCGAACCGAGCAAGGGCAGTGGCATCACCGAAAGCTTCCTGGCCGCCAACGGCTTCTTGAAATCCTGATTGAGAAGGGGGTGCCGCGTGGCGCTCAACAGCATCGAAGAACTGGTCGAAGACATCCGCCAGGGCAAAATGGTCATCCTCATGGATGACGAAGACCGCGAGAACGAAGGCGACATCATCATGGCAGCCGAATGCTGCCTGCCCGAGCACATCAATTTCATGGCCAAGCACGCCCGTGGCCTGATCTGCATGCCCATGACCCGCGAGCGCTGCGAAACGCTCAAGCTGCCGCTGATGGCGCCGCGCAACGGTTCCGGCTTCGGCACCAAGTTCACCGTGTCGATCGAGGCCGCCGAAGGCGTCACCACCGGCATCTCCGCCGCTGACCGCGCCCGCACCGTGCAAGCCGCCGCTGCCAAAGACGCCAAGGCCGAGGACATCGTCAGCCCCGGCCACATCTTCCCGCTGATGGCCCAGCCGGGCGGCACGCTGGCCCGCGCCGGCCACACCGAGGCCGCCTGCGACCTGGCGCGCATGGCCGGTTTCGAGCCCAGCGGCGTGATCTGCGAAGTGATGAACGACGACGGCACCATGTCGCGCCGCGCCGAGCTGGAAGTGTTTGCCGCCGAACACAACCTCAAGATCGGCACCATCGCCGACCTGATCCACTACCGCATGATCCATGAGCGCACCGTGCAGCGCGTCTCCGAGCAGCCGCTGGACAGCGAGCTGGGCCAGTTCAACCTGGTCACCTACCGCGACGCGGTGGAAGGCGACGTGCACATGGCCCTGACGCTGGGCAAGATCTGCGCCGACGAACCGACGCTGGTGCGCGTGCACAACATGGACCCGCTGCGCGACCTGCTGATGGTCAAGCAACCGGGCCGCTGGAGCCTGCGCGCCGCCATGGCTGCCGTGGCCGAGGCCGGCAGCGGCGTGGTGCTGCTGCTGGGCCACCCGCTGGACGGCGACGTGCTGCTGGCGCACATCCGCGAGAGCGCGGGCGATGCGCAGCCCAAGGCACCCACCACCTACAGCACCGTCGGTGCCGGTTCGCAGATCCTGCGCGACCTCGGCGTGCGCAAGATGCGCCTGATGAGTTCGCCGATGAAATTCAATGCGATATCCGGATTCGATCTGGAAGTTGTAGAATACGTGCCCTCCGAGTGACTTGAGGCGGCCTGATCGCCCCTAGACTCGAGTCAAAACCCTCCCGAGGCCGCCACTGCGCGGCCTCGCTCTTGAAGATGAGAACTCCGGAATGACCCTGAAGACCATCGAAGGTACCTTCATCGCCCCCAAAGGTCGCTATGCTTTGGTGGTTGGCCGCTTCAACAGCTTCGTCGTCGAAAGCCTGGTTAGCGGCGCAGTCGATGCCCTGGTACGCCACGGCGTCAGCGAAAGCGACATCACCATCATCCGTGCCCCGGGCGCGTTCGAAATCCCGCTGGTGGCACAGAAAGTCGCCCAGCAAGGCGCTTACGACGCGATCATCGCCCTGGGCGCAGTGATCCGTGGCGGTACCCCGCACTTCGAATACGTGGCGGGCGAGTGCACCAAGGGCCTGGCCCAGGTGTCCATGGAGTTCGGTGTTCCGGTGGCTTTCGGCGTACTGACCGTCGACTCCATCGAGCAAGCCATCGAGCGTTCCGGCACCAAGGCTGGCAACAAAGGTGCCGAAGCGGCCCTGTCCGCCCTGGAAATGGTCAGCCTGCTGGCGCAGTTGGAGGCCAAGTGATTAGCGACGAAAGCGATCGTTTCAACCCGCGCGATCCAAAACCTGCGGATGCCGGCAAGCCCTCGAAGAGCGCCAAGCGTCGCGAAGCCCGCAAGCTCGCCACGCAAGCCCTCTACCAGTGGCACATGGCCAAGCACTCGCTGAACGAAGTGGAAGCGCAGTTCCGGGTCGATAACGATTTCTCCGATGTCGACGGCGCCTACTTCCGCGAGATCCTGCACGGGGTCCCGGCGAAGAAGGTCGAGATCGACGAGGCCCTGAAGCCTTGCCTGGATACGCCACTGGAAGAACTCGACCCGGTCGAGTTGTCCGTGCTGCGCCTGTCCGCCTGGGAATTCATGATGCGCGCCGACGTGCCGTACCGCGTGGTGATCAACGAAGGTGTGGAGCTGGCGAAAGTCTTCGGCGCTACCGACGGGCACAAGTTCGTCAACGGCGTGCTGGACAAGCTGGCTCCACGTCTGCGTGAAGCGGAAGTCCGGGCGAACAAGCGCTGATCGCGGCGCTGACGAGCCATGGGTGAGTTCGAGCTGATCAGCCACTACTTCGCCGCCGCGCCCTGTGCGCAGGGCGGCGAGGGCGTGGCCCTGGGTATCGGCGACGACTGCGCCCTGCTGGCGCTTCCCGCTGGCGAGCAGCTGGCGGTTTCCACCGACACGCTCGTGGCCGGCGTGCACTTCCCCGCAATCTGCGACCCCTTGCTGCTCGGCCAGCGCTCGCTTGCCGTGGCGGCCAGCGACCTCGCAGCCATGGGCGCCACGCCCATCGGCTTCACCCTGGCCCTCACGCTGCCCGAAGTCGGCCCCGACTGGCTCGCGGGTTATGCCGACGGCCTTGGTCGTATGGCCCAGCGTTGCAGTATGGCGCTGATCGGTGGCGATACCACCCGTGGCCCGTTGAGCATCACCGTGACCGTGTTCGGCCGCGTGCCGGCGGGCCAAGCGCTGCGTCGCAGTGGCGCACGGCCGGGCGACCTGTTGTGCGTCGGTGGTTTTCTGGGTAATGCGGCGGGCGCCTTGCCGTTGGTGCTGGGTGAGCGCGAGGCGGCTAATGATGTGGCCGCGCCGCTGCTGGCGCACTACTGGTCGCCGCTGCCACAACTACAGTTGGGCGAGCGCCTGCGTGGCCTGGCCACGGCGGCACTGGACATCTCCGATGGGTTGCTGGCCGACTGCGGGCATATCGCCAAGGCGTCCGGCGTGGCGCTGGAGGTGAACCTGGCGCAGCTTCCCGTGTCTGCTCCTTTGCAGGCGTTTCTTGGCCGTGAGGCGGCATTGCATGCGGCGCTCACCGGTGGCGACGACTACGTACTGGCGTTCACCCTGCCGGAATGCGCACTTTCTTCACTGGCCGACCAGGTGCACGTCATTGGCCGTGTGCTGGAGGGGCAGGGTGTGACCCTGCGTGACCCGCAGGGCCAGGACATCACCCCCGCGCAGCGGGGCTATCAACATTTCAGGGAGACACCGTGACCGACCACCCCAACCAGGTGCCTGCGGAGTTCGTTCCGCCTTCGGTCTGGCGCAACCCGTGGCACTTCATCGCCTTCGGTTTCGGCTCTGGTACCTTGCCCAAGGCCCCCGGTACCTGGGGTTCGCTGGTAGCCCTGCCGTTCATCCCGCTGTGGCAGATGCTGCCCGACTGGGGCTATTGGCTGCTGCTGGGCATCAGCATGTTGTTTGGTGTGTGGCTGTGCGGCAAGGTGGCCAACGACTTGCGCGTCCACGACCACGAGGGCATCGTCTGGGACGAGATCGTCGGCATGTGGATCACCCTGTGGCTGGTGCCGGAGGGCTGGCAGTGGCTGCTGGCGGGGTTCCTGATGTTCCGCTTCTTCGACATCCTCAAACCCTGGCCGATCCGCTGGATCGATCGGCATGTGCATGGTGGCTTCGGGATCATGCTCGACGATATCCTGGCCGGTGTGTTCGCCTGGCTGGGCATGCAGGTGCTGGTGTGGGCGGTGGCCTGAAACAGGGAGCGTTGTGATGAGGTTCAGGACTGTATTGCTGGCAGTGATGCTGCTCGTCGCGGGCTCCGGCGCCATGGCCCGGGAGGCGCCGACGCAGGTGCGCCTGGTCAGCGAGGAATGGCTCGACTACACCAACAAGGATGGCACCGGGCTGGCCTGGGACGTGATGCGCAAGGTGTTCGAACCGGCCGGCGTCAAGCTCAAGCCACAGAGCGCGCCCTACAGCCGCGCGGTGGGCCTGGTCAAGCGTGGCGAGGCGGATGCCTGGGTGGGCTCCTACAAGGAGGAGAACCCCAATAACCTCTACCCGCGCTGGCACTTCGACATGGATCATATCTATGCCCTGGGCCTGGCCAGCAAGCCGGCGCCCACCCTCGACAACATCGGTCAGTTCCGCCTGGCCTGGGTGCGCGGCTACGACTACGGCAGCTACTTGCCCAATGCCAGGAATTTCCGCGAGATCCAGCGCCGCGAGGGCATCCTGCCGATGCTCGAGCATGACCGGGTGGATTTCTATATCGATGCCGAGACCGAGGTGAACTACGTGCTCGGCCAGGCACCCGACCCCAAGCAGTTCAAGCTCACCCACGTGGCCGAGCTGCCGTTGTACCTGGCGTTCGCCGACAGCGAACAGGGCAAGGCCCTGCGTGACCTGTTCGACCGGCGCATGGAGGTGCTGGTGCGCAGCGGCGAGCTGAAGCCGATCTTCGAGCACTGGAAGCAGCCCTATCCGTTCGCCAGCAATAGCCAGCCTCACTAGTGTCACAAGTTTGGATGCCAACCCTGTAGGAGCCGGCTTTGCCGGCGAACCAGGCAACGCGCAGAACGCCGGTGTTCGCCGGCAAAGCCAGCCCCTCCAGGTTGTCTTGAACCCTGAAGGCAGCGGTACGAGGGTTGATGGCGCCCCTATAAGCATCGAACTTTTCGATCTTAAGCCGCGATATTCAGCCTGCGCACCGGCGCCGGGCTGCTGATACAATCGGCCGATCTGAATATTCCTACTTTCCAGGAGCACAACGTGCCCGTCGTCTTTGTCGCCGCCTCCAAACTCCCGACTCCCTTTGCGATCTTCACCATGCATGGTTTCCTCGACGAAGCCACCGGCCGTGAGCACGTGGTGCTCAGCCTGGGTGACATCGCGGACGGTGAGCCGGTGCTGGGGCGCCTGCACTCCGAGTGCCTGACCGGCGATGCTCTGTTCAGCCAGCGTTGCGACTGCGGCTCGCAACTGGAGGCCGCGCTGCAGGCCATCGCCCGCGAAGGCCGTGGCGTGCTGCTGTACCTGCGCCAGGAAGGTCGTGGCATTGGCCTGCTGAACAAAATCCGCGCCTACGAGCTGCAGGACGGCGGCGCCGACACCGTCGAGGCCAACGAGCGCCTGGGCTTTGCCGCCGACCAGCGTGACTACGCCATGTGCCTGCCCATGCTCGAGCACCTGGGGGTGAAATCGCTGCGCCTGATGACCAACAACCCGCGCAAGGTCAAGGCGCTGACCGACATGGGCATCAAGGTCGCCGAGCGCGTGCCGCTGCACACCGGCCACAACCCGCATAACCGCCTGTACCTGGCCACCAAGGCCGACAAGCTTGGCCACATGATGGGCAACAAGCACCAGGGCGAGGTGCCCCAGGCGTGACCCGCGGCGAGGTGAAGCGCCGGCTGGCCCTGGCCTGGTGGCAGTACCTGGCCATGGGCCTGGTGCCGTTGCCGGTGATGGCCTGGGCGTTTGGTGGTAGCGAACCGCTGATCCCGGTGCTGGCCATGCCATTGTTCATCGCCGGGGCTGCGACCATGTTCCTCAGCCTGCCACGCTTCGGCACTTACAAGCGGGCATTGATCGCCACCGACAAGCAACTGGGCACGCCGGAAGAGCCCGGCGCCTGGATCGAGCTGGCGCGGGTGAGGCGCCTGGCCATGCTGTTCGCCTGTTTCCCCGCTTGGGTGGCTGCGCTGTCGGTGCTGGTGGGGCTCGAAGCGGTGCCACAGATCCTGCTGGCGTTGTCTACCGTGGTGATCCTGTACCTCTACCACATTCCGCGTCAGTTGGGCTGATGCGGGCGTTGCTCGCCGGTATCGCGCTGCTGTGCTGCGGCGCCTTGGCCGAAGCACAGCCACGTGTGGTCAGCTTGGCGCCGTCGATGACCGAGATCGTCCTTGAGCTGGAGGCCGGCGACCTGCTGGTCGGCGTGCTCGATGGCGGCGAGCGTCCGCAGGCGCTGGCCAGTCTTCCCTCCGTCGGCCGTCATGGCCAGCTGGATATGGAACGCCTGCTCAGTCTCAAGCCCGACCTGCTTCTGCTCTGGCCCGGGAGCGTGGCTCCTGCCCAGCGTGACCAGCTCAGGCGCCTGGGAATCGACACGTTCAGCGGCGAACCCGGCGACCTCGACCAGTTGATCGAGCAGATCGAAGCCATCGCCCAGCGCATCGGCCGTGACGAGCAAGGTCACGCCTATGCCACCAGTTTGCGTGAGCGGCTGCATGGGCTGCGGGAACATTACCGGCGTGAAGTGCCATTGCGGGTGTTCTACCAGGTCTGGGACAAGCCGCTGTACACCCTGGGTGGGCGTCAGGTGGTCAGTGATGCCTTGCGTGTCTGTGGGGCGCGCAATGTGTTTGATGACCTGACCCAGCCAGCGCCGCAAGTCAGTGTGGAGTCGGTGCTGCTGCGCGACCCTGAGGTGATCCTGGCGGGTGATCCGGCGCAACTGGCCAGTTGGCGCCGCTGGCCGCAGTTGAGCGCCGTTAAGGGTGGACGCTTGCTGGTGGTGCCGGACAAGGGGCTTGAGCGGCCCAGCGGGCAGATGATCGAGGCCACCGCCCGCCTGTGCGCGTTGCTCGAGGCTAGAGCGCCGGTGTCCAGGTAATGCTCAGTAGCCAGGTGCGGCCTTCTTCGCGATAGCCGTAGTCATTCCCCTGGTAGTTGTAGAAATTGCGGCTGTAACGCTTGTCCAGCAGGTTGTCGAGCTTGAGGTCGACCAGCAGTTCACGGGTGGCCGCCCAGCCGCCGCGAATGCCCAACAGCCCATAACCACCGATGGGCACATTGTTGGTTTCGTCGTTGTAGCTGCCACTGACGGCCTGCCAGCTGGCACCGACATTGAAACGGTCGAATTGACGGTCGATATCCAGGCTCAGGGTGCGGCGTGCGCGCCGGGCAAGCGTGTGGCCGCTCTTCTGGTCACGGGGGTCGATCAACGCCAGGCCCAGTTGCGATGTCCAGGCACCCCATTGCTGGTCCAGCGCCATCTCGAAGCCGTTGATACGGGCTTGGGCAACGTTGCTCATGGTATCGGCATCGGCGTCGTAGCTGATGGCATCTCGTAGGTCGGTGCGATAGAGCGAGGTTTCCAGGCGGCTGCTGTCGGTCAGTTGACTGCGCCATTGCACTTCATAGGACTTCGAGTGCTCCGGCTTGAGGTCGGGGTTGCTGAGACCAGGGTAGTAGAGGTCGTTGAACGTGGGGGCGCGAAAGCCCTCGCTGTAGGACAGCAACAGGTCATTGCGGGCGTTCAAAGGCAGGGTCAGGTTGCCGCTCCAGGTGGTCTGGCCGCCGAATTGCTGGTTCTTGTCGTGGCGTACGCCAAGTTCGGTCGAGAAGTGTTCGCCCTGGAAGCGATGCTGGGCGAACACGGCGCGGTTCCAGCGGCTGTCCTCGTTGAAGTCGGTGGCCGCGTGTACCCGGTCCTCGTACCACTCGCCACCCAGCAGCACGCTGTTGTCGTCATTCAGGGTCAGGTCGTTCTGCCAGGTGACCTGGTCGCGGTAGGTGTTGAACGGCGTGCTCTGGTGCGTGAGCTTGTCGCGGCTGTCGTCGCGGTTTTCGCTGTGGGCCACCTCCAGTCGGGAATGCCATTGATCGGCAAGCTGGGCATCGAGGTAACTGCCCAGGCTGCTGACAGCGAAGTTCGAGTAGGGCACCTTCGGGCTGCTGCCGCGAGGCTCGTCGAATTCACGGCGCCCATGGTTCTCGAGCAGGTTCAGGCCCGCTTCGAAACGCTCGTTGAAGGTGTGGCTCAGGCTCAGGTTGAACGCGCGGTTGCGATAGGCGTCATGGTCGCTATCGCTGGCATACGACGGCCCGGTGGAGTCGATGCCGGCCGTTTCGTCGAGGCTGGCGCCGAGGTTGAAGCGCGTTGCGCCATTGCCCCCGGACAGGCCCAGGCTACGCTGCCAGGTCTGATTGCTGCCGGCCGCCAGGCGCAGGCGCGGTTGCAGCCCCTGGCCGCTGCCACGGCGGGTGAAGATCTGGATCACCCCGCCGATGGCGTCGCTGCCGTACACCGCCGAGCGCGAGCCGCGCAGCACTTCCACCCGCTCGATCTGGTCGACGTCGAGAAACTGCAGGCCGCTGTCGCCAGACGTGGCGTTGGCGATGCGCACGCCGTCGACCAGCACCAGGGTCTGGGCCGCCTTGGTGCCGCGCACAAAGATGCCCGGCAGGCTGCCGCGACCACCAGTTGGCGCGACTTGCACGCCGGGCACGCGGGTGAGCAGGTCGGTGACGTTGGACGGTTGCAGGCGGTCGATGTCGCTGCGGGTAAAGACCGTGTTGGCGGCGCTGGTGGCGGTGCGCGACTCGACCTGGCGGCTGGCGCTGATCAGCACGTCGGGGAGCTTGAGGGCATCGTCACGGGAAGGTTCGGCGGCCAGGGCGGCGGCGGGGAGGCACAGCAGGGTGGTGAGGGTTGGAATCTTCATAGGGCGTGCGATTGTGTTCGCCGGCAAAGCCGGCTCCTACAGGTACCGCGCATATCCCGGTAGGAGCCGGCTTTGCCGGCGATGGGCCGCATGGCGGCCCCAGATTTATAGGCCGAGTTTGGCCATGCGGGCCTTGACCGAGGCTTCGATGCCAGCAGCATCCAGCCCGCACTCGGCCAGCATTTGCGCGGGCTTGGCATGCTCGACATAGATATCCGGCAGGCCCAGGTGCAGCAGCGGCTTGACCACGCCTTCACGGGCCAGGAATTCGCCCACGGCGGCACCTGCGCCGCCCATGATGGCGTTCTCCTCGATGGTCACCAGCAGTTCGTGGCTGGCGGCCATCTCCAGCACCAGCGCCTCGTCCAGCGGCTTGACGAAACGCATGTCGACCACGGTGGCGCCGATCTGCTCGGCCACTTGCAGGGCTTCAGTCAATTGCACGCCGAACACCAGCAAGGCGACCTTGCTGCCCTGGCGGCGGACCACGCCCTTGCCGATTTCCAACGGCTCCAGGTCGCCACTGATCGGCGCATTAGGGCCGGTACCGCGCGGGTAGCGCACGGCGGCCGGGCCTTTGTAGTGGTGGCCGGTGCTGAGCATCTTGCGCAGCTCGTTCTCGTCGCTCGGGGTCATCACCAACATGCCGGGGATGCAGCGCAGGTACGACAGGTCGTAGGCGCCGGCATGGGTCGGGCCATCCTCGCCGACCAGGCCGGCGCGGTCGATGGCGAACAGCACGTCCAGGTCCTGCACCGCCACGTCGTGGATCAGTTGGTCATAGGCGCGTTGCAGGAAGGTGGAGTAGATCGCCACCACCGGCT includes the following:
- the nrdR gene encoding transcriptional regulator NrdR — its product is MHCPFCGANDTKVIDSRLVAEGEQVRRRRECVACGERFTTFETAELVLPRLIKQDGTRQPFDEDKLRAGMQRALEKRPVSIERLEAALAHIKSRLRATGEREVKSLVVGEMVMAELRKLDEVAYIRFASVYRRFQDLDEFREEIDRLAREPAKE
- the ribBA gene encoding bifunctional 3,4-dihydroxy-2-butanone-4-phosphate synthase/GTP cyclohydrolase II codes for the protein MALNSIEELVEDIRQGKMVILMDDEDRENEGDIIMAAECCLPEHINFMAKHARGLICMPMTRERCETLKLPLMAPRNGSGFGTKFTVSIEAAEGVTTGISAADRARTVQAAAAKDAKAEDIVSPGHIFPLMAQPGGTLARAGHTEAACDLARMAGFEPSGVICEVMNDDGTMSRRAELEVFAAEHNLKIGTIADLIHYRMIHERTVQRVSEQPLDSELGQFNLVTYRDAVEGDVHMALTLGKICADEPTLVRVHNMDPLRDLLMVKQPGRWSLRAAMAAVAEAGSGVVLLLGHPLDGDVLLAHIRESAGDAQPKAPTTYSTVGAGSQILRDLGVRKMRLMSSPMKFNAISGFDLEVVEYVPSE
- a CDS encoding class I SAM-dependent methyltransferase, whose amino-acid sequence is MAPQALQQALSGLIGEARLVISELPGCALKLWLIDDQNMDRAFSSEETRRILEEPPYWSFCWASGLAMARYLAEHPEWVRGKRVLDFGAGSGIAGIAAAQAGALEVVACDLDPLALDACRANAALNQVELGYSSDFFAEADRFDLILVADVLYDRANLPLLDAFLSRGRQALVADSRVRDFSHPLYRPLGVLDALTLPDLAEPHEFRRVSLYHARREPL
- a CDS encoding riboflavin synthase, whose protein sequence is MFTGIIESIGTIRSMTPKGGDVRVYVETGKLDLGDVKLGDSIAVNGVCLTAVELPGDGFWADVSVETLKRTAMVDLKSGSRVNLEKALTPTTRLGGHLVSGHVDGVGEIVSRSDNARAIQFRVRAPKELAKYIAHKGSITVDGTSLTVNEVDGAEFELTIVPHTLSETIMADYRAGRRVNLEVDLLARYLERLLLGDKAAEPSKGSGITESFLAANGFLKS
- the ribD gene encoding bifunctional diaminohydroxyphosphoribosylaminopyrimidine deaminase/5-amino-6-(5-phosphoribosylamino)uracil reductase RibD translates to MSSQAILDAHYMARAVELARKGLYTTHPNPRVGCVIVRDGEVVGEGWHVRAGEPHAEVHALRQAGERARGACAYVTLEPCSHHGRTPPCAEALVKAGVARVVAAMQDPNPQVAGNGLRRLREAGIEVASGVLEAEARALNPGFLKRMEQGRPFVRAKLAMSLDGRTAMASGESQWITGPAARAAVQRLRARSSVVLTSAQSVLQDNARMTVRGEELGLDNELTALALSRPPLRVLVDGRLRLPLDAPFFQAGPALVVTAAGDDPRYAAAGHELLNLPGNDGQVDLPALLRCLAERGVNDILLEAGAGLVGAFARQGLVDEFQLFVAGTFLGSEARPLLDWPLSKMSEAPRLKITEMRAVGDDWRVTAIPLPAPGV
- the trxA gene encoding thioredoxin, which codes for MSQETPYIFDATDATFQQLVIENSFHKPVLVDFWAEWCAPCKALMPLLAKITEGYQGELLLAKINCDIEQQVVAQFGIRSLPTVVLFKDGQPVDGFAGAQPESAIRAMLEPHVQMPAPPTAAPLEQAKALFAESRFSEAEALLQVLLGEDNSNAEALILYARCLAERGELGEAQVVLDAVKTDEHKAALAGAKAQLTFLRQAASLPEAAELKTRLAQNPQDDEATYQLCIQQLARQQYEAALDGLLKLFQRNRAYENGLPQKALLQVFELLGNEHPLVGVYRRKLSAAMF